A part of Rhinatrema bivittatum chromosome 16, aRhiBiv1.1, whole genome shotgun sequence genomic DNA contains:
- the LOC115078437 gene encoding olfactory receptor 226-like codes for MYFFLCNLSFLDISSTSVTLPKLLDILLRNSKCISINECLSQMYLFMALASVEFFLLAAMAYDRYVAICHPLRYAVIINQRLCVLMASGSWIFGIVDPVTHIVLISHFSYCGLNEINHFFCDPSALLTLSCSKTQAVEGMSYIVGAFVAIPCFITTLTSYVCIISTILRIRSTEGRRKAFSTCSSHLTVVILFYGTLICLYVRPTSTQSLELNKPFALVYNVLIPMFNPIIYSLKNREVKGALRKILNWKLVF; via the coding sequence atgtactttttcctctgtaACTTGTCCTTCCTCGATATCTCCTCCACCTCAGTCACCCTCCCCAAACTGCTGGATATCCTTCTAAGGAACAGTAAGTGCATTTCAATAAACGAGTGCCTGtcacagatgtatttatttatggccTTGGCTTCTGTAGAATTTTTCCTTCTTGCAGCCATGGCTTATGACCGCTATGTGGCGATCTGTCATCCCCTGCGCTATGCTGTTATTATAAATCAGAGGCTCTGTGTACTAATGGCCTCTGGCTCCTGGATCTTTGGGATTGTGGATCCAGTGACACACATTGTTCTTATATCACATTTCTCTTATTGTGGATTGAATGagattaaccatttcttctgtgatccATCAGCACTGCTAACATTGTCTTGCAGCAAAACACAGGCTGTTGAAGGTATGAGCTACATTGTGGGTGCATTTGTAGCAATTCCCTGCTTTATCACAACTCTGACATCTTACGTCTGcatcatctccaccatcctgagGATCCGTTCCACCGAGGGGAGAcgcaaagccttctccacctgctcctcccacctcacggtCGTTATTCTCTTCTATGGGACTCTGATCTGTTTGTATGTGAGACCAACATCCACGCAGTCATTGGAGCTAAATAAACCTTTTGCTCTGGTCTATAATGTCTTAATTCCCATGTTTAACCCCATCATTTACAGCCTGAAAAACAGAGAGGTGAAAGGAGCCCTGAGAAAAATTTTGAATTGGAAACTGGTTTTCTAA